One window of the Paenibacillus beijingensis genome contains the following:
- a CDS encoding DUF695 domain-containing protein — MTDDWGFFERRTDTEHMRILVNSAWKQEGAPKFGDLLSVTINLYPIKDYKSSKQTVIRQLEQIENELEQIITAGAKAVYVGRINTPRRLEYYYYISSDHTLEGLDALLNKHRLYRMQQYRKEDSDWSFYRYLLPSALEELFIHNAQMVYALLHRGDDIKQPRNVYHWLLFKGSEERKRMRGRLEGMGYRIEDGKSGEPEPGFPYPLVISRFEDVRLETVNGRVDELYQLLNGNGGKYDGWGSVMKMKFQYRFKSSLKRWFDTIAATFKTKDSC, encoded by the coding sequence ATGACTGACGATTGGGGTTTTTTTGAGCGCCGTACCGATACCGAGCATATGCGGATTCTCGTGAACAGTGCCTGGAAACAAGAAGGAGCGCCCAAGTTCGGCGATTTGCTGTCGGTGACGATTAACTTGTACCCCATCAAGGATTATAAATCGTCCAAACAAACGGTCATCCGTCAACTGGAACAGATCGAGAACGAGCTGGAGCAGATCATTACCGCAGGTGCGAAAGCGGTTTATGTAGGACGGATCAATACGCCGAGACGTCTTGAATATTATTACTATATTTCATCCGATCATACATTGGAAGGGCTGGACGCGCTGCTTAATAAGCACCGCCTGTACCGTATGCAGCAATACCGAAAGGAAGATTCCGATTGGAGCTTTTACCGGTATTTGCTGCCGAGTGCGCTGGAGGAGCTTTTTATTCATAATGCGCAGATGGTTTACGCTCTGCTTCACCGGGGGGACGATATTAAGCAGCCGCGCAATGTATATCATTGGCTGCTCTTTAAAGGCTCGGAAGAGCGCAAACGGATGCGCGGCCGGTTGGAAGGAATGGGCTACCGGATCGAAGACGGCAAGAGCGGCGAACCGGAGCCCGGTTTTCCCTATCCGCTCGTTATAAGCCGTTTTGAAGATGTGAGGCTTGAAACCGTCAACGGAAGGGTGGACGAACTGTACCAGCTGCTGAATGGAAACGGCGGCAAATACGACGGCTGGGGTTCGGTGATGAAAATGAAGTTCCAGTACCGCTTCAAAAGCAGCTTGAAACGATGGTTCGATACAATAGCAGCTACTTTCAAAACGAAAGATTCATGCTAG
- a CDS encoding EamA family transporter, with the protein MWLFITAASALIFGFGGWFMKVSQMRGSSVDAMLLGLYCSGSLGFVIQTVADGSLPLAADWRYWVAGLIIGAGSLWGNAAFMQALRYGPASLTSPVTNLNIVLIIAVSTVFYGETISPAEGTGILLLLAAVVLISVRRKEKLTIKEKKWFLYAGAAVILFTFRNGGLKVTQELDMPGAPVLMIGYVLSFFWFAVAVWRENGNKLWPQDKPAQSARPEAAERTSGAAANPVLGAAAQEEAAAQTAAARSESELRPVGDAQAVSETRFTRDEQAVPAARFTRDAQAVPATRLTLDAPADRFRTGLLLGLLVGLFSYGGLQIYSVALEMGKANLTAPIFATNSLVVAAGSIIVYRERLTRLQWAAFFCLLAGIVVIKL; encoded by the coding sequence ATGTGGCTGTTCATCACCGCGGCCAGCGCCCTCATCTTCGGCTTTGGGGGCTGGTTCATGAAAGTGTCCCAAATGCGCGGCAGTTCCGTGGACGCCATGCTGCTGGGACTTTATTGCAGCGGCTCGCTCGGCTTCGTCATTCAAACCGTTGCGGACGGATCGCTGCCTCTGGCGGCCGATTGGCGTTACTGGGTCGCCGGACTTATTATCGGAGCCGGATCGTTGTGGGGCAACGCCGCCTTTATGCAGGCGCTTCGCTATGGCCCCGCCAGTCTCACTTCCCCGGTAACAAACTTGAACATCGTGCTTATTATCGCGGTTTCCACCGTATTTTACGGCGAGACGATCAGCCCGGCCGAAGGGACGGGAATATTGCTGCTGCTGGCGGCAGTCGTACTGATTTCGGTCCGGCGCAAAGAGAAGCTGACCATTAAGGAGAAAAAGTGGTTTTTATACGCGGGCGCGGCTGTGATTCTGTTCACATTCCGCAACGGCGGCCTCAAAGTCACCCAGGAGCTCGATATGCCCGGGGCTCCGGTGCTGATGATCGGCTACGTCCTCTCCTTCTTCTGGTTTGCGGTTGCCGTTTGGCGGGAAAACGGAAACAAGCTTTGGCCGCAGGACAAGCCGGCTCAATCGGCACGGCCTGAAGCGGCGGAACGCACGTCAGGAGCTGCGGCCAATCCGGTATTAGGCGCGGCGGCTCAGGAGGAAGCTGCGGCACAAACCGCAGCAGCCCGATCGGAATCAGAGCTCCGGCCAGTTGGGGACGCGCAAGCGGTATCGGAAACCCGCTTCACTCGGGACGAACAAGCTGTACCGGCTGCCCGCTTCACTCGGGACGCGCAAGCAGTACCTGCTACCCGGCTCACTCTGGATGCGCCAGCGGACCGGTTCCGTACCGGGCTGTTACTGGGGCTGCTCGTGGGGCTGTTTTCCTACGGCGGTCTGCAGATTTATTCTGTCGCCTTGGAGATGGGAAAAGCCAATCTGACGGCCCCTATCTTCGCGACAAACAGCCTCGTCGTCGCAGCCGGTTCCATCATCGTCTACCGGGAGCGCCTGACGAGGCTGCAGTGGGCCGCCTTTTTTTGCCTGCTTGCCGGCATTGTCGTCATTAAGCTGTAG
- a CDS encoding histidinol-phosphatase, which translates to MKFDLHTHHFRCGHADGTIEDYIQAAIKAGLQVIGIADHSPYFGSPEDHPQPGIAMARSAFAGYVEEVLRLKQKYAGKIEVLLGMESDFFPEHIDAYRQAYENVPFDYIIGSVHLSGGKSIFNRNRWKGLSDTEKVEQKTIYYDLIRQSAESGMFQVLGHIDAMKGYFPEFSDIPAAEQIDGTLKIIAESNVAIEINTSGKTKTVGGWYPSDAILERALFYGVKVSFGSDSHVPHRVGDDWEEVRARLKEIGFKDWVFYRRKEPVVVPL; encoded by the coding sequence ATGAAATTCGATTTACATACCCACCATTTTCGCTGCGGCCATGCCGATGGAACCATTGAAGATTATATTCAGGCAGCGATTAAAGCGGGCCTGCAGGTCATCGGCATTGCCGACCATTCCCCTTATTTCGGCAGCCCGGAGGATCACCCCCAACCCGGCATCGCGATGGCGCGCAGCGCTTTTGCCGGCTATGTGGAGGAAGTGCTGCGGCTGAAACAAAAATATGCGGGCAAGATCGAGGTTTTGCTCGGCATGGAGTCGGATTTTTTCCCCGAGCACATCGACGCTTATCGTCAAGCCTATGAGAACGTTCCGTTCGACTATATTATCGGATCGGTTCATCTTTCGGGCGGAAAAAGCATCTTTAACCGGAACCGCTGGAAGGGGCTCTCCGATACGGAGAAGGTTGAGCAAAAAACGATCTACTACGATCTCATCCGCCAGTCGGCGGAAAGCGGCATGTTCCAAGTGCTGGGACACATCGATGCGATGAAGGGTTATTTTCCCGAATTCTCGGACATCCCCGCCGCGGAGCAAATCGACGGCACGCTGAAAATTATTGCGGAAAGCAACGTTGCGATTGAAATCAATACATCGGGCAAAACGAAAACGGTCGGCGGCTGGTACCCATCCGACGCCATTCTCGAACGCGCCCTATTCTACGGCGTCAAAGTGTCGTTCGGATCGGATTCGCATGTGCCGCACCGCGTAGGTGACGACTGGGAGGAAGTCCGCGCCAGACTGAAGGAAATCGGCTTCAAAGACTGGGTCTTTTACCGCCGCAAGGAGCCTGTCGTCGTGCCGCTGTAG